Proteins co-encoded in one Phoenix dactylifera cultivar Barhee BC4 unplaced genomic scaffold, palm_55x_up_171113_PBpolish2nd_filt_p 001097F, whole genome shotgun sequence genomic window:
- the LOC103697433 gene encoding putative Myb family transcription factor At1g14600, with translation MRGFERRGVRQYNRSKAPRLRWTEELHRRFVEAIDRLGGQNKATPKRILQLMGEKGLNVFHVKSHLQMYRSVSNHANHCNFLSTKDLNKQKVVQQGNANAYNSSNCEDSHLNCTLSHIHSFHIPSFEEVMREWATKNGVYDSIIGFRQAKDAASHHNQLIQPSHPREMQEKGGWEFLMGTCPMFKPAWRQSDHVFQTEMPERKIDCELNLSSFNYQMRRGGEETSEMGSSIEFDTSGEVPMSKYTSHDYPIACRIPVEKSHLNLELTISSPNCSVSCSARKD, from the exons ATGAGAGGCTTTGAGAGGAGAGGAGTGAGGCAGTACAACAGATCGAAAGCCCCTCGTTTGCGATGGACCGAGGAGCTCCACCGCCGCTTCGTCGAAGCTATCGATCGCCTTGGAGGACAGAACA AGGCAACACCAAAGCGTATTTTACAATTGATGGGAGAGAAAGGACTGAACGTATTCCATGTTAAAAGTCATCTACAG ATGTACAGAAGCGTGAGCAACCATGCCAACCATTGTAACTTCCTATCCACAAAGGATCTGAACAAGCAAAAGGTGGTACAGCAAGGCAATGCTAATGCATATAATTCAAGTAATTGTGAAGATTCACATCTAAACTGCACCCTCAGTCACATCCACTCGTTTCACAT ACCATCATTTGAAGAAGTGATGAGAGAATGGGCAACCAAGAACGGAGTTTATGATTCAATAATTGGCTTCAGACAAGCAAAAGATGCAGCGAGCCATCACAACCAG TTGATTCAGCCGAGCCATCCTCGTGAAATGCAAGAGAAAGGCGGATGGGAGTTCCTGATGGGAACTTGTCCAATGTTCAAACCTGCATGGCGGCAGTCAGATCATGTCTTTCAGACAGAAATGCCTGAGAGAAAAATAGACTGCGAGCTAAATCTTTCATCCTTCAACTATCAGATGCGGAGGGGTGGGGAAGAAACAAGTGAGATGGGATCGAGCATCGAGTTCGATACAAGCGGAGAGGTTCCCATGTCGAAATACACAAGCCATGACTATCCTATTGCCTGCAGAATTCCAGTTGAGAAGAGCCACTTGAACTTAGAACTGACAATCTCATCACCTAACTGTTCTGTGTCATGTTCTGCAAGGAAGGATTGA